The Aeromonas veronii genome includes the window AGAAAGGGCAGCCTGAACCCAAGGCCAGTTTGCTGCTGGACAGCAATTTGCGGGCCGAGGGGCACGAGTTCTATGCCCTGGGCGCGCTGGAGGTGAGTCGCAACAACCGCTGGCTGGCGGTGGCGGAAGATTTCCTCTCCCGTCGCCAATACCAGGTGCAGTTCCTGGATCTGGAGAGCGGCCAGTGGGCGACGGACAAGCTGGAGAACACCTCCGGCAACCTGGTGTGGGCCAACGACAGCAAGACGGTGTTCTATGTGCGCAAGCACCCCCAGACCCTGCTGCCCTATCAGGTCTATCGCCACGAGCTCGGCACGGATCCTGCCAAGGATCAGCTGGTGTACGAGGAGAAGGACGACAGCTTCTACGTCAGCCTCTACGCCACCACCTCGGAAGACTTCATCGTCATCGCGCTTTCCAGCACCACCACCGGGGAGGCGCGCCTCATCGATGCCAACACCCCGAGCCAGAAGCCGCGCCTGTTCCTGCCGCGCCAGGTGGATCACGAATACAGCCTGGATCACTACCGTGGCCGCTTCTACGTGCGCTCCAACAAGGACGGCAAGAACTTCGGCCTCTACGAGACCAAGGAGAGCCCGGTGGATCGCTGGAAGGCGGTGATCGCCCCGAACCCGGACGTGCTGCTGGAGAGCTATGCCCTGTTCAAGGACTGGCTGGTGCTGGAAGAGCGCAGCCAGGGGCTGACCCGGCTGCGCCAGGTGAACTGGCAGAGTGGCGAGCAAAAAGAGATCGCCTTCGATGATCCGGCCTATGTGACCTGGCTTGGCTACAACCCCGAGCCCGACACCAGCGCCCTGCGCTACGGCTACTCCTCCATGACCACGCCGTCCTCCACCTATGAGCTCAACCTCGACAGCGGCAAGCGCACCCTGCTCAAGCAGCAGGCGGTGGCGGGCTTCAAGGCCGAGAAATATGCCAGCGAGCGGCTCTGGATCGACGCCCGTGACGGGGTCAAGGTGCCGGTCTCCCTGGTCTATCGCAAGGATCTGTTCAAGAAGACGGGACAGAACCCGCTGCTGGTCTACGGCTATGGTTCCTACGGCGCCAGCATGGATCCGGACTTCAGCACCGCCCGTCTGAGTCTGCTGGACAGGGGCTTCGTCTACGCCATCGCCCATATTCGGGGGGGCGAGGAGCTGGGCCGCGGCTGGTATGAAGACGGCAAGCTGCTCAAGAAGCAGAACAGCTTCCACGACTTCATCGATGTGACCCAGGCCCTGGTGGCCCAGGGTTACGGCGCCAGGGATCAGGTCTATGCCATGGGGGGCAGTGCCGGCGGCCTGCTGATGGGGGCCGTCATCAACCAGGCGCCCGAGCTCTATCGCGGCGTGGTCGCCCAGGTGCCCTTCGTGGACGTGGTGACCACCATGCTGGACGAGTCCATCCCCCTCACCACCGGCGAGTACGACGAGTGGGGCAACCCGAACCAGAAGCGCTACTACGACTACATGCTGGCCTACAGCCCCTACGATCAGGTCAAGGCCCAGGCCTACCCGAACCTGCTGGTCACCACCGGCCTGCACGACTCCCAGGTGCAGTACTGGGAGCCAGCCAAGTGGGTCGCCAAATTGCGGGAGCTGAAGACGGACGACAACCTGCTGCTGCTGAGCACCGACATGGACGCCGGTCACGGCGGCAAATCGGGTCGCTTCAAGGCTTATGAAGACATTGCATTGGAGTTCGCGTTTATTCTGGATCTGGCCAAGCCCAAAGCATAAACATCTGGGCGTGATCCTCCGACGATCCCGGCCCGGCCGCCAGCGACCCTGGTGAGCCGGGCCTTGTCATCTGGGGCCCGGCTGCGCGGAAAGGTCCCACATGGGGGCGTGGGACCGATCCGGGCGGGTGGGGATGATGCGCGGATGTTAACGCGACGGGATGGGGAGCCCGCTGGCGGCAACCCGGTTGCGATATGATGTTCTGCTGTAAAGATCATTCTAAACGTTGTTTTTATTCCGTCATTTCATTCATGGTCAGCATAACTGACTTACCTCTCGCCCCTTGTCCTTAAAGGGCTGCAAAGGAATCTTCTTTCCGCCATCGACCTTCCGACCCACCGACAGCGTGAATGGATCCCTCAGCAAAAAATTGATGATCCGCTTCAAATTTCTCGCTATTTTAATCCGCCATTTTGCTGTTTTGTTTGATTAATGTTGGCGCCCTGTGCTTAATCGAGTGGTTACAACTTTTGATCCGACCCTCGTCTGGTCGAATCACCCTCGATCGGCATGATGCTGATTATCTCACCACAGGACGATGGTGGCTTTGGGAAGGGCATCCGTTTTCGCCCGACCCCTTCCTCGTATGAGGTCATATAGACAGGCCCGGCCTTGATGCGGGCCTGACTCATATTCACCCGGGAATCGGGTGAGATAAATCGATGAAAAGGAAGAACAACATGAAAGGATTATCCTTGGCGTGCGCCTTGTCTGCTGCCCTGGTCGGGGCCTCATTCGGTGGCCAGGTACAGGCCGCCGAGCGGTTCGTGACCATCGGCACCGGCGGTCAGACCGGTGTCTACTATGTGGCGGGTCAGTCCATCTGCCGCTTCCTCAATCGTGGCGCCGCCGATCATCAGATCAAGTGCAACGCTCCGGCCAGTGGCGGTGGCGTGGCCAACGTCAACGGCATCCGCAGCGGTGAGTTCAACTTCGGCATCATGCAGTCCGACCACCAGTACAAGGCGATGAAGGGGCTGGCACCCTTCCAGGCCGAAGGTGCCATGGAGGACATTCGCGCCGTCTTCTCCCTGCAGAGCGAAGTCTTCACCATCCTAGCCCGTCAGGATGCCAAGATCACCGGTTTCGACGATCTGAAGGGCAAACGCGTCAACATCGGCAACCCGGGCTCCGGCCAGCGGGATACCTTCGAAGAGATCATGGCGGTGAAGGGCTGGGACAAGTCCGCCTTCAGCCTGGTCTCCGAGCTGAAACCGGCGGAGCAGGCTTCCGCCCTGGGTGACAACAACATTGATGCCATGAGCTACTTCGTGGGCCACCCGAACGGTGCCATCCAGGAAGCCTCCACCACCACGGCCACCGTGCTGGTGCCGGTGACCGGCCCGGAGATCGACAAGCTGCTGGCGGAGAAGAGCTACTACACCAAGGCCGAGATCCCCGGTGGCCTCTACAAGGGCAGCCCGAACCCGACCCCGTCCATCGGTGGCAAGGCGGTGCTCTCCACCAGCGCCAAGGCGGATCCGGAAGTGGTCTACCAGTTGGTGAAATCGGTGTTCGACAACCTGGATCGCTTCAAGCGTCTGCACCCGGCCTTCGCCGATCTGAAGGAAGCCGACATGATCAAGGTGGGCCTCTCCGCTCCCCTGCATGAAGGCGCCGCGCGCTACTACAAGGAGCGTGGCTGGCTGTAACGGCCCCGGTGTCTCATCCCCCCAGACTCGCCCCGCCCGGGGCGAGTCTTGCTTATAAGCGGTAGCAACAGAGTCACACTATGCAACAAGCACAACAACAAGAGGCGCTGTCGGCCGAAGAGCTGATCGCCCAGGATGTGGGAGCCCGCCTGCCGATCGGTGCCATGGGCGCCACCATCGCCGGCCTCGCCCTGCTCTGGTCCCTGTTCCAGCTGTGGATCGCCTCCCCCTTGCCCTTTACCCTGGGCTTCGGTGTGTTCAACGACACCGAGACCCGTTCCATCCATCTGGCCTTCGCCATTCTGCTCGCCTATCTGGTCTTCCCGGCCCTGCGCACGTCGCCGCGAGACAGGGTGCCACTGGCGGACATCGCCCTCGGCCTCATCGGTGCCGCCGCAGCCGGTTACCTCTTCATCATGTATGCCGAGCTGGCCCAGCGCCCCGGCAACCTGACCACCATGGACTTCGTGGTCGCCTGCATCGGCGTACCGCTGCTGCTGGAAGCCGCCCGCCGTGCCCTGGGGCCGGCCCTCGCGGTCATCGCCATCGTCTTCCTGGCCTATAGCCTGGCCGGTCCCTGGATGCCGTCCCTGCTGGCACACCGCGGGGTCAGCCTGCATGCGCTGGCCAACCACCAGTGGATCACCACCGAAGGGGTGTTCGGCATCGCCCTCGGGGTCTCCACCAGCTTCGTCTTCCTGTTCGTGCTGTTCGGCGCCCTGCTGGAGCGGGCCGGTGCCGGTCACTACTTCATCCAGCTCGCCTTCAGCCTGCTCGGCCACCTGCGCGGCGGCCCGGCCAAGGCGGCCGTGGTAGCCTCGGCCCTGACCGGGGTCATCTCCGGCTCGTCCATTGCCAACGTGGTGACCACGGGCACCTTCACCATCCCCATGATGAAGCGGGTCGGCTTCTCCAAGGAGAAGGCCGGAGCGGTCGAGGTGGCCTCCTCGGTCAACGGCCAGATCATGCCCCCCGTCATGGGGGCCGCCGCCTTCCTGATGGTGGAGTATGTGGGCATCCCCTATGTGGAGATCATCAAGCACGCCTTCCTGCCGGCGGCCATCTCCTACATCGCCCTGCTCTACATCGTCCACCTGGAGGCGCTCAAGCTCGGCATGGAGCCCATCGGCAATCACCAGCCCAAGCCCTGGCTGCGTCGCCTGACCGGTTTCGCCTTCGGTGCGGCCCTCATCAGCGGCCTCTCCATGGCGGT containing:
- a CDS encoding S9 family peptidase yields the protein MFNVSRGLLLLACLAAAPFTHANEESAMPDSTVQSTPLPPVAAKHPHSLKKHGEERIDNYYWLRDDERQKPEVLDYLKAENAYMEAMLKPTLPLREKLYKEMVARIPQQDESVPYVKNGYRYQIRYEPGKEYGIYSRTPVGEKGQPEPKASLLLDSNLRAEGHEFYALGALEVSRNNRWLAVAEDFLSRRQYQVQFLDLESGQWATDKLENTSGNLVWANDSKTVFYVRKHPQTLLPYQVYRHELGTDPAKDQLVYEEKDDSFYVSLYATTSEDFIVIALSSTTTGEARLIDANTPSQKPRLFLPRQVDHEYSLDHYRGRFYVRSNKDGKNFGLYETKESPVDRWKAVIAPNPDVLLESYALFKDWLVLEERSQGLTRLRQVNWQSGEQKEIAFDDPAYVTWLGYNPEPDTSALRYGYSSMTTPSSTYELNLDSGKRTLLKQQAVAGFKAEKYASERLWIDARDGVKVPVSLVYRKDLFKKTGQNPLLVYGYGSYGASMDPDFSTARLSLLDRGFVYAIAHIRGGEELGRGWYEDGKLLKKQNSFHDFIDVTQALVAQGYGARDQVYAMGGSAGGLLMGAVINQAPELYRGVVAQVPFVDVVTTMLDESIPLTTGEYDEWGNPNQKRYYDYMLAYSPYDQVKAQAYPNLLVTTGLHDSQVQYWEPAKWVAKLRELKTDDNLLLLSTDMDAGHGGKSGRFKAYEDIALEFAFILDLAKPKA
- a CDS encoding TAXI family TRAP transporter solute-binding subunit, giving the protein MKGLSLACALSAALVGASFGGQVQAAERFVTIGTGGQTGVYYVAGQSICRFLNRGAADHQIKCNAPASGGGVANVNGIRSGEFNFGIMQSDHQYKAMKGLAPFQAEGAMEDIRAVFSLQSEVFTILARQDAKITGFDDLKGKRVNIGNPGSGQRDTFEEIMAVKGWDKSAFSLVSELKPAEQASALGDNNIDAMSYFVGHPNGAIQEASTTTATVLVPVTGPEIDKLLAEKSYYTKAEIPGGLYKGSPNPTPSIGGKAVLSTSAKADPEVVYQLVKSVFDNLDRFKRLHPAFADLKEADMIKVGLSAPLHEGAARYYKERGWL